DNA sequence from the Pseudomonadota bacterium genome:
CCAGAACGGCGAGCGCATCCTGATCGACGGAGCCACCGGCACCGAGGTCGACCGGCGCGGCGTGCCGCACCTGGAGAACGCGTGGAACGGCGGCGGCACGCTGAGCCACCCGGATATCGTGCGCGGTATCCACGAGGACTACATCCGCCACGGCGCCCAGATCGTCATCTCCAACACCTTCGCGACGCACCGTCATGCCTTGGAAGACGCCGGCGTCGCCGACCAGTTCGAGGACTACAACCGGCGTGCCGTGGAACTGGCCCTCGAGGCGCGCGAGCGCATGGCGACGCCGGACGTCCTGGTCGCCGGCGGCATGTCCTATTGGACGTGGACCGATAACCCGCCGACGCTCGACGTTCTTGGCGAGAACGCCGCCCAACAGGCTGCGATCATGGCGGATGCCGGCGCCGACCTTCTGATGCTGGAGATGATGATCGACAGCGAGCAGATGATGGTCACGCTCGACGCCGCGCAATCAAGCGGCCTGCCGGTGTGGGTCGGCCTGACATGCGAACCCGACGACACCGGCACCGTGTGTTTGTGGAAAGGCGGCCCGCTCTCCGACGTGCTCGCCGTGCTCAAGGAAAAGAACGTACCGCTGATCAACATCATGCACACCGAGGTCAAGCACATCGACGCCTGTCTCGACGTCGTCAACGAGCATTGGTCCGGCCCGGTCGGCGTCTATGCCCATACGGGCGACGAGATCGACGGCAAATGGGTCTTCGACGGCACGATCACACCGGAAGACTACGCCGCCAACGCCCAGCGCTGGCTCGGCCGCGGCGTGCAGGTCATCGGCGGTTGCTGCGGCATTCGCGTCGACCACATCGAGGTCTTGCGCAAGGTGGTGTGAACGCCTGGGCTAGAACGGATTCACCCGCTCTAGCCCCCCGCCACGCGCGGCATCAGGTAGACCTCAGCACCCTCCGGCACCTTTTGCAGTTGGGCGTTGCGGTAGAGCCGGCCGTCGATGGCGACCGCGACGCCCTTGTCCAGGATCGGCTTGAGCTCGGGGTAGCGCTCGCCGAGCTGCCGCAGCACCTGCATGATGGTCCCGGCCTCGACCTCGAACGTTTCGCGGCCGCCGGCCTTCGACCTTAGCGTCGCGCCGAGCCTGACCTCGACCAAGGTTCAGTCCTTGGCCGCCTCGATCGCGGCCAGGATCTTGGGCGGCGACATCGGGATATCGGTCAGGCGCTGGCCGATCGCGCGCGACACCGCGTTGGTGACGGCGGCCAGCGGCGGCACGATCGGCGTCTCGCCGACGCCGCGCACGCCATAGGGGTGGCCGGGGTTCGGCACCTCGACAATCACCGTGTCGATCATCGGCACGTCCGAGCAGACGGGAATGCGGTAGTCCAGGAAGGTCGGGTTCTGCAGACGGCCGTCCTCGCCATAAACGTACTCTTCGTTGAGCGCCCAGCCGATGCCCTGGACCGCGCCGCCCTGGTACTGGCCTTCGACATAGTCCGGATGGATCGCCTTGCCGGCGTCCTGGACAACCAGATAGCGCAGGATCGTCACGTGGCCGGTTTCCGGGTCGACCTCGACGTCGACCAGATGGGTGCTGAAACTGTTGCCCGCACCCTCGGCATTGATCTCCGCGTGGCCGGCGATCGGGCCACCGGTCTGCGGTGCCATGGCGGCGAGTTCGGCGAGTGACATCGGTTCGAAGTCGCCGGCGTTATGGCCCGAAGGGTGGGCCGCGCCGTCACGCCAGACGACCGCATCGGGGTCGATGCCCCAGATCTGGGCGGCGCGCTCGCGCATCTTGGCGATGGCGTCCTTGGCCGCATCGATGGTCGCCATACCGGCCGAGTGGGTCACACGGCTGCCGCCGGTGGTGTCGTTATGGCCGAGCGCACTGGTGTCGGCGATGATCGCCTTGATGTTCTCATAGGCGATGCCGAGTTCCTCGGCTGCCATCAGGCACATGGAGGCGCGGCTGCCGCCGATATCCGGCGTGCCCAGCGACAAGAGCGCGGTGCCGTCGGTGTTTATGTTAAGCGTGACGCAGGTCTGGCCGCCATAGTTGGGCCAGAAGCCCGACGCGATGCCGCGGCCCTGATTGGCCTTCAGCGGCTTCTTCGCGACGTCGTGGTTCTCGACCGCGTCGAGGCTCTCGATCATGCCGATCGGTCCGAAGGTTGGGCCATAGGCCGATGACGACCCTTCCTTCACGGCGTTTTTCCGCCTGAGTTCGATCGGATCCATGCCGATCTTCTCGGCGAGTTCGTCGAGCAGCGCTTCAACCGGTAAGGCGGCCATGGGCGCGCCCGGCGCGCGATAGGCCGCTTGTTTGGGCCGGTTGGTGACGACGTCATAGCAGCGCAATAAAACGTTGGGCGTGTCGTAGGGCGCGAAGGCGCAGGCCGCGCCATAGGGCACCGGCGAACCGGCAAAAGCGCCGCCCTGGAACTTATAGACGCCCTCGCCCGCGGTGATGCGGCCGTCGCGGGTGACGCCGATCTTCATGGTCATGCTGGTGCTGGATGTCGGGCCCGAGGCGCGCAGCACCTCGTCGCGGCTCATCACCATCTTGACCGGCCGGTGCGCCTTTTTGGCGAGCGCGAGCGCGATCGGCTCCAGAAACACGGTCGTCTTGCCGCCGAAGCCGCCGCCGATCTCCGACGAGGTCACCCGCAGGCTGGCGAGATCCCAGCCCAGGATCGCCGCGCACATGGCGCGCACGGTGTAGTGGCCCTGGGTGCAGCACCATAGTTCGGCCAGGCCGTCCTCCGAGACCGAAGCGAAACAGGCGTGGGGCTCGATATAGCCCTGGTGCGCGGCTTCAGTGCGGAACGAGCGTTCGATGACCACGTCGGCCTCGGCGAAACCCTTTTCGACATCGCCGGTGGCGATCTCTGAGTATTCGGCGATGTTGGAGGGTTTCTTCGGCGCCGGCTCCATGCCGGCGGTGAACATGTCGTCGTGCAGCAGCGGCGCGTCGGGCGCCATCGCCGCGTCGACATCGGTGACGTGGGGCAGAACCTCGTACTTCACCTTGATCAGCTTCAGGGCCTCGCGCGCGGCCGCTTTGCTGGTTGCGGCGACGGCGGCAATGGCATGGCCTTCGTAAAGGACCTTGTCGCGCGCCATGATGTTCTGCGCGACGTCCCACATGTTCTCTTCTTCCTCACCCTTCACCGTCTGATCGTTTTTGAGGTGCGGAAAGTCGTCACGGGTCACCACGGCCTTCACCCCGGCCAGCTTCTTGGCCTTTTTGGTGTTGATCGAGACGATTCGGGCGTGGGCATGGGGGCTTCTGAGCACCAGGCCGACCAACATGTTGGCGTCGGCCATATCGGCGCCATAGCGGGCGCGCCCGGTGACCTTGTCGACGCCATCGGGTCGCAAAGGGCGGGTGCCGACCTTCTTAAACGCAAGGCGCGGGCTGAATTCGTCGTCTAGCGGCATCAAGCTTTCTCCTTCGACGCGAACCTGTTCCCTGGATTCCTAACCCGTCACGATGACGTCCGTCTATCTCATCGCAGCCCCAAATCCTAATCTATGGTATAGCGGGCCGAGCGGGTTGGGGCGCGCCCGCGCTTGCCTAACCCGTTGCGAGATAGCGATTTATGTCGATCAGTACGGTTGTCGCGATCCTGATCTTCGCGATTATTGCGATCCGTCAGTGGCTGCCGTCATGGCTCAGGATCTGGCATGTCATGCTGGCAGGCGCCGTCGTCATCGTGGCGAGCGGCCAGGTCAGTCCGATCGGCGCCGTCGACTATGTCGACTGGAACATCATTGCCTATCTGTTCGGCGTCTTCTCCATCGGCATCGCGCTCTATCACGGTGGCGCGCCGCATCAGGTGAGCGCCTGGCTGGCCAAGCATCGCCACGGCAGACCGGCGGCGCTGGCTGGTTTCATGGTGCTGACCGGGTTGGGCGCGGCCATCTACACCAACGACGCGGCGGCGGTCATCGGCACGGCGGTGGCGTTGACGCTGTCCCAGGCGTTTCGCGTCCGCCCGACAATCTTCCTGATCGCGCTGTGCGCCGCCGTCACCATC
Encoded proteins:
- a CDS encoding homocysteine S-methyltransferase family protein; the encoded protein is MSRYDNLMRRIQNGERILIDGATGTEVDRRGVPHLENAWNGGGTLSHPDIVRGIHEDYIRHGAQIVISNTFATHRHALEDAGVADQFEDYNRRAVELALEARERMATPDVLVAGGMSYWTWTDNPPTLDVLGENAAQQAAIMADAGADLLMLEMMIDSEQMMVTLDAAQSSGLPVWVGLTCEPDDTGTVCLWKGGPLSDVLAVLKEKNVPLINIMHTEVKHIDACLDVVNEHWSGPVGVYAHTGDEIDGKWVFDGTITPEDYAANAQRWLGRGVQVIGGCCGIRVDHIEVLRKVV
- a CDS encoding MoaD/ThiS family protein — encoded protein: MVEVRLGATLRSKAGGRETFEVEAGTIMQVLRQLGERYPELKPILDKGVAVAIDGRLYRNAQLQKVPEGAEVYLMPRVAGG
- a CDS encoding xanthine dehydrogenase family protein molybdopterin-binding subunit codes for the protein MPLDDEFSPRLAFKKVGTRPLRPDGVDKVTGRARYGADMADANMLVGLVLRSPHAHARIVSINTKKAKKLAGVKAVVTRDDFPHLKNDQTVKGEEEENMWDVAQNIMARDKVLYEGHAIAAVAATSKAAAREALKLIKVKYEVLPHVTDVDAAMAPDAPLLHDDMFTAGMEPAPKKPSNIAEYSEIATGDVEKGFAEADVVIERSFRTEAAHQGYIEPHACFASVSEDGLAELWCCTQGHYTVRAMCAAILGWDLASLRVTSSEIGGGFGGKTTVFLEPIALALAKKAHRPVKMVMSRDEVLRASGPTSSTSMTMKIGVTRDGRITAGEGVYKFQGGAFAGSPVPYGAACAFAPYDTPNVLLRCYDVVTNRPKQAAYRAPGAPMAALPVEALLDELAEKIGMDPIELRRKNAVKEGSSSAYGPTFGPIGMIESLDAVENHDVAKKPLKANQGRGIASGFWPNYGGQTCVTLNINTDGTALLSLGTPDIGGSRASMCLMAAEELGIAYENIKAIIADTSALGHNDTTGGSRVTHSAGMATIDAAKDAIAKMRERAAQIWGIDPDAVVWRDGAAHPSGHNAGDFEPMSLAELAAMAPQTGGPIAGHAEINAEGAGNSFSTHLVDVEVDPETGHVTILRYLVVQDAGKAIHPDYVEGQYQGGAVQGIGWALNEEYVYGEDGRLQNPTFLDYRIPVCSDVPMIDTVIVEVPNPGHPYGVRGVGETPIVPPLAAVTNAVSRAIGQRLTDIPMSPPKILAAIEAAKD